In the Pseudomonas kermanshahensis genome, TGGCCCGAGGGCCACCAGCAGCTGGCGTGGCCCCAGGCTCAGGTTGATATCGGCCAGCACCGGGGTGCTGGCGCCAGGGTACTGTGCGCTGATGCGCTCCAGTTCAAGCAAGGCCATGACGGGCTCCGGATCAGTTTGGAAGGAACTTGGCGCTGACGTACGGCGAGTAGTCCGGCAGCACCGCGTCGACCTTGCCTTGTTGCTTGAGGAAGGTGGCGGTGTCAGTCAGCGCTTGGGTGGTCGGTGCACCCAGGGCGTTGGCCTGGTCGGCGGCCAATGGGTAGACGTTGCCTTCCAGCAGCACCGGGATATCGCTGGCCTTGGCGCCGGACAGCTTGACCAGCTTGGCCACGTTGTCCTTGTTGGCCAGCCACGCTTGTGGGTCTTTGCGGTAGTCGGCGTAGGCGTCGAGGGTGACCTTGGCGAACGCCTTGACCACGTCAGGGTGCTTGTCGGCGAAGTCCTTGCGCACGATCCAGGCGTCGAAGGTCGGTGCGCCTTTTTCGGCCAGTTCACCGGAGGTGATCAGCACCTTGCCGTTTTCCTTGGCCACGCCCAGGGCGGGGTCCCAGACGTAGGTCGCGTCGATGTCACCGCGTTTCCAGGCGGCAATGATCGCCGGTGGCGCGAGGTTGAGGATCTGTACCTTGGACGGGTCGATGTTCCAGGCCTTGAGCGCCGCCAGCAGGCTGTAGTGGCCGGTGGAAACGAAAGGCACGGCCACTTTCTTGCCGATCAGGTCTTGCGGCGTCTTGATGCTGTCGCGCGCCACCAGTGCTTCGCCCGCGCCGATCTGGGTGGCGATCAAGAAGGTTTCGACCGGCAGTTTGCGCGTTGCCGCAGCGGCCAGCGGGCTGGAACCGAGGTAGCCGATCTGCACGTCACCGCTGGCCACAGCCGTGATCACATCGGCGCCGTTGTCGAATTTGCGCCAGTCGATACTGGCCTTGCTGGCTTTTTCGTAGTCGCCATCGACCTGGGCAACTTTGGCCGGGTCAACGGTGGTCTGGTAGGCCACGGTCAAGTCGGCGGCCTGGGCCAACCAGCTGGTGCCGGCGAGGGTCAGGGCGGCGAACAGGCGCAGCGGAGCGTGCGGGATCATGGTTGAACCTCTCGTCAGGCAATCGATGTGATGGATGGCGAGAAGACTAAATGATCTAAGAAATCTAAAATAAATAACTTTTTAGAATTAGCTTAGGAGCCAAATGCTTTAAGCCGCGTGCCGTTGATGTCGCGCAATGGCGAAATCCGACAGGGCTGCTAGGCTTTTTCGTCCCTTAGAACAGTATGGAATTAGGTTATGAGCAAACGTTTGCAAATAACCCAAAGTTATGAACGAATGTGCCGTTTACAACAAAAGGCAGTAAAGGTTCCTAACATATTCCGGAAAAATCTTACAAATTCATAAAACGGTCATTTTGGATTTATAGGATTGTCATTATCCTGTAGCGCAGGTGGCGTCTTAGACCAAAGTCGCGAAACGTTTAGAAACGATTGACTTCATGGTCACGCTTTGGGACTAAATCGCCAATCCACGGTGAGCGGGGCAGCAGACCCCGCCTCCAGAGATACACAAGAATTAGAACGTAGAGGAGCAAAACATGTACAAGTCCAGCCTGGCTCTGGCCGTGGCACTGGGGGTTCTCGCCCAACAAGCAGGCGCTGCCGGTTTCGTTGAAGACAGCAAACTGTCGCTCAGCTCGCGCACCATGTACTTCAACAACGACAACCGTGACGGCGGTGCTGACAACCGCGAGTCTGGCCAGGGCTTCAAGCTCGACTACCTGTCCGGTTTCACCGAGGGTACCGTTGGCTTCGGCGTCGATGTTCAGGCCCTGTGGGGTATTCACCTGGATGGCGGCCGCGGCAAGCACCCTGACAACAGCAGCTTCTTCCCGAGCGATACCGACGGGTCTGCTGTAAGCCAGTGGGCGCGTGTAGGCGGTAATGCCAAGGCTCGCTTCTCCAAGACCGAAGCCCACTTCGGTAGCGCCTTGGCGCCGAACCTGCCGATCCTGGTGGCCAACGATGGCCGTCTGCTGCCGCAGACCTTCGAGGGTGGCACCATCCAGTCGAAGGAAATCGACAACCTGACCGTCAACGCCGGTCAGCTGACCCATGCCATGGGCCGTGCTTCGAGCAACCGTACCGGCCTGTCCGTGGCGGGCGCTACCCAGGACAGCAACAAGTTCCGCTACGGCGGCCTGGACTACAAGCTCACTCCAGACCTGACCCTGCAGTACTACTACTCGAACCTGGAAGACTTCTACAAGCAGCACTTCCTGGGCGCGACCCACGTGTTCAAGATTGCTGACGACCAGTCGTTCAAGACCGACCTGCGCTACTTCGACAGCAGCAGCGACGGCAAGAACGGTGAAGCCGGCTACCGCTTCAACAACAACGGCGGTTATGCCAAGAACGCTGGCGAGGTCGACAACAAGACCTGGACCGCCATGTTCACCTACACCCTGGGCGGCCATGCGCTGATGCTCGGTCACCAGCGTGTCAACGATGACGGTGGTTTCGTCTGGCTCAACCAAGGCAGCGTCGTTGATGGCAATGGCCGCAACGAAGGCGCCGGTGGTTCCAGCTTCTACCTGTTCACCGACAGCATGATCAACCAGTTCGCCAAGGCCGGTGAAAACACCACCTTCGGTCAGTACTCGTATGACTTCGCGCGTCTGGGCGTCCCTGGCCTGAAAGCTTCGGTCTCCTACCTGAAAGGTGAAGACGGCAAGAACGCCAACGGCAACGGTACCTTCAGCGAATGGGAACGTGACGCTCGCGTCGACTACGTCATCCAGGAAGGCACCTTCAAAGGCCTGGGCGCCAGCCTGCGTCACGGTGTCTACCGTGGCACTGGCACCAGCTCGCTGGCTGACCAGGATCAGACCCGTCTGATCTTCAACTACACTTACAACTTCCTGTAAGCCGTAGCTGAACCAGAAGCCTCGCCTAGTGCGAGGCTTTTTTGTGTCTGCAATTCGGTATGCTCTGTGGTTATAAATAAATCAGTATTTATTCTTTTTATTTTTAATTGAATGCAGGCACATTGAACTCCACAAGGCCAGAACACAGCACAGGAGCCGCACCCATGAGCCTCAAACTCGGCGACATCGCCCCCGATTTCGAACAGGATTCCAGTGAAGGCAAGATCCGCTTCCACGAGTGGCTCGGCAACAGTTGGGGTGTGCTGTTTTCCCACCCGGCCGACTTTACCCCGGTGTGCACCACCGAACTGGGCCTGACCGCCAAGCTCAAAGACGACTTCGCCCAGCGCGGCGTCAAGGCCATCGCACTGTCGGTGGACCCGGTCGACTCGCACCACAAGTGGATCGATGACATCAACGAGACCCAGAACACCGTGGTCAACTTCCCGATCATCGCCGACGCCGACCGCAAGGTGTCCGACCTGTACGACCTGATTCACCCGAACGCGAACGACACCCTGACCGTGCGCTCGCTGTTCGTCATCGACCCGAACAAG is a window encoding:
- the tauA gene encoding taurine ABC transporter substrate-binding protein; translation: MIPHAPLRLFAALTLAGTSWLAQAADLTVAYQTTVDPAKVAQVDGDYEKASKASIDWRKFDNGADVITAVASGDVQIGYLGSSPLAAAATRKLPVETFLIATQIGAGEALVARDSIKTPQDLIGKKVAVPFVSTGHYSLLAALKAWNIDPSKVQILNLAPPAIIAAWKRGDIDATYVWDPALGVAKENGKVLITSGELAEKGAPTFDAWIVRKDFADKHPDVVKAFAKVTLDAYADYRKDPQAWLANKDNVAKLVKLSGAKASDIPVLLEGNVYPLAADQANALGAPTTQALTDTATFLKQQGKVDAVLPDYSPYVSAKFLPN
- a CDS encoding OprD family porin; this encodes MYKSSLALAVALGVLAQQAGAAGFVEDSKLSLSSRTMYFNNDNRDGGADNRESGQGFKLDYLSGFTEGTVGFGVDVQALWGIHLDGGRGKHPDNSSFFPSDTDGSAVSQWARVGGNAKARFSKTEAHFGSALAPNLPILVANDGRLLPQTFEGGTIQSKEIDNLTVNAGQLTHAMGRASSNRTGLSVAGATQDSNKFRYGGLDYKLTPDLTLQYYYSNLEDFYKQHFLGATHVFKIADDQSFKTDLRYFDSSSDGKNGEAGYRFNNNGGYAKNAGEVDNKTWTAMFTYTLGGHALMLGHQRVNDDGGFVWLNQGSVVDGNGRNEGAGGSSFYLFTDSMINQFAKAGENTTFGQYSYDFARLGVPGLKASVSYLKGEDGKNANGNGTFSEWERDARVDYVIQEGTFKGLGASLRHGVYRGTGTSSLADQDQTRLIFNYTYNFL
- a CDS encoding peroxiredoxin; amino-acid sequence: MSLKLGDIAPDFEQDSSEGKIRFHEWLGNSWGVLFSHPADFTPVCTTELGLTAKLKDDFAQRGVKAIALSVDPVDSHHKWIDDINETQNTVVNFPIIADADRKVSDLYDLIHPNANDTLTVRSLFVIDPNKKVRLTITYPASTGRNFNEILRVIDSLQLTDNYKVATPGNWQDGDDVVIVPSLKDEEEIKQRFPKGYRAVKPYLRLTPQPNR